From the Diospyros lotus cultivar Yz01 chromosome 13, ASM1463336v1, whole genome shotgun sequence genome, one window contains:
- the LOC127788384 gene encoding uncharacterized protein LOC127788384, which produces MAKDGPNWDGLLKWSLSHSDGTRSNRNLSEEDRRWFMEAMQAQTVDVVRRMKEISLVMQTPEQVLEEQGVTAADLEDMLDELQEHVESIDMANDLHSIGGLVPLLGYLKNSHSNIRAKAAEVVTTIVQNNPRSQQLVMESNGLEPLLSNFTSDPDVTARTKALGAISSLIRHNKPGIVAFRLANGYAALRDALSSENVKFQRKALNLIHYLLHENHLDCDVVTELGFPRIMMHLASSEDADVREAALRGLLELARDRPGGADGSLGKEDEKLKQILEERINGISLMSQEDLGAAREERHLVDSLWNACYKEPSSLQEKGLLVLPGEDAAPPDVASKHFEPPLRAWAARPEVHANEGTEKKEAPLLLGPGPPPGATHIESSSTSDANAGDNLTNTRQ; this is translated from the exons ATGGCGAAGGACGGACCCAATTGGGACGGGTTGCTCAAGTGGAGTCTCTCTCACTCCGATGGAACTCGTTCCAATCGAAATTTGAG TGAGGAGGATAGAAGATGGTTCATGGAAGCTATGCAAGCCCAGACTGTAGATGTTGTTAGGCGAATGAAAGAGATAAGTCTTGTCATGCAGACTCCTGAGCAAGTGCTGGAGGAGCAAGGAGTTACTGCTGCTGACCTGGAAG ACATGTTAGATGAACTACAGGAGCATGTAGAGTCCATAGACATGGCTAATG ATCTTCACTCCATTGGGGGTTTGGTCCCTCTTCTTGGTTACTTGAAGAATTCCCATTCTAATATTAGAGCAAAGGCTGCAGAAGTTGTGACAACAATTGTTCAGAACAACCCTAGGAGTCAACAATTGGTAATGGAATCAAATGGCTTGGAACCTTTGCTTTCAAATTTTACTTCAGATCCTGATGTCACTGCTCGTACCAAAGCACTTGGAGCAATATCCT CTTTAATCAGGCACAACAAACCAGGAATTGTTGCATTTCGACTTGCTAATGGATATGCTGCACTTAGAGATGCTTTGAGTTCTGAGAATGTGAAATTTCAAAG GAAAGCCCTTAACTTAATCCACTATTTGCTGCATGAAAATCATTTGGACTGTGATGTTGTAACTGAGCTAGGATTTCCTCGCATTATGATGCACCTTGCCTCCAGTGAAGATGCAGATGTGCGTGAGGCTGCACTTCGTGGGCTTCTTGAGCTCGCCCGTGACAGGCCTGGTGGAGCAGATGGTAGTTTGGGTAAAGAAGATGAGAAACTGAAGCAAATTCTTGAAGAACGGATTAATGGTATCAGCTTGATGTCACAGGAGGATCTGGGGGCTGCTAGGGAGGAGAGGCACCTTGTGGACTCCCTTTGGAACGCCTGTTATAAGGAGCCATCTTCTCTTCAAGAGAAGGGGCTTCTTGTTCTTCCAGGGGAGGATGCAGCTCCCCCAGATGTCGCCAGCAAACATTTTGAACCTCCTCTTCGAGCATGGGCTGCAAGGCCAGAAGTCCATGCAAACGAAGGAACTGAAAAGAAAGAAGCGCCTTTATTGCTAGGTCCTGGTCCTCCACCAGGTGCCACTCATATAGAGAGTAGCTCAACTTCAGATGCTAATGCAGGGGACAACCTTACCAACACAAGACAGTAA
- the LOC127788025 gene encoding protein SRG1-like, producing MGSSTDHQTAMIEQDIPTYAPSLPVPNVQEMVRKNPLHVPERYIRNQEERPKSTDRTHLSSEIPIIDLFLLSNGQEEELKKLDVACKEWGFFQVYISISWQVVNHGVAEEVLQRMKDASAGFFDLALEEKNEYSMPPNDIQGYGHAYVVSEEQKLDWSDALILVVYPSRFRRLQFWPAKPNQLGETIEAYSSEVRRVAEELLSSISLIMGLEDDALSKLHKELVQVLRVNYYPICAKPDQVLGISPHSDSSTISILMQEENVDGLEIRHDGDWVPVKPIPNALVVNIGDVVEILSDGKYKSVEHRAVTNGNRARISYATFLFPHDDIEIGPLDRFISPDRPSSLYKKVRYGDFLRQSLNRKLEGKSHTQMARSE from the exons ATGGGATCCAGCACTGATCATCAAACAGCAATGATCGAACAGGATATTCCCACTTATGCCCCTTCCTTGCCTGTGCCAAATGTACAAGAAATGGTGAGAAAGAACCCTCTACATGTTCCTGAGAGATACATAAGAAACCAAGAAGAGAGACCCAAAAGCACTGATAGAACTCACCTTTCCTCTGAGATTCCCATCATTGATCTGTTCCTGCTCTCTAATGGACAAGAGGAGGAGCTCAAGAAATTGGATGTGGCCTGCAAAGAATGGGGCTTCTTTCAGGTATATATTTCCATAT CTTGGCAGGTGGTTAATCATGGAGTGGCAGAAGAAGTGTTACAGCGCATGAAGGATGCTTCAGCCGGTTTTTTTGACCTAGCATTGGAAGAGAAGAACGAGTACTCGATGCCCCCAAATGACATTCAAGGCTATGGCCATGCCTATGTGGTTTCTGAAGAGCAGAAGCTGGACTGGTCCGACGCTCTGATTCTTGTTGTCTACCCATCTAGATTCAGGAGGCTTCAGTTTTGGCCTGCCAAACCAAATCAATTGGG AGAGACCATTGAGGCCTATTCAAGTGAAGTCAGAAGGGTTGCAGAGGAGCTGCTGAGCTCTATATCTCTGATCATGGGGCTGGAGGACGACGCCCTTTCAAAATTGCACAAGGAATTGGTGCAAGTTTTGAGAGTTAATTACTACCCAATTTGCGCAAAGCCTGATCAGGTACTGGGCATAAGCCCCCACTCGGATTCAAGCACAATTTCCATACTGATGCAGGAAGAGAATGTCGATGGCTTAGAGATCCGGCATGACGGCGACTGGGTGCCTGTGAAGCCAATTCCAAATGCTCTTGTGGTGAACATTGGAGATGTCGTTGAG ATTTTGAGCGACGGGAAGTACAAAAGTGTTGAACACAGAGCTGTAACAAATGGGAACAGAGCAAGGATTTCTTACGCGACCTTTCTCTTCCCGCACGACGATATCGAAATCGGCCCGCTCGATCGTTTCATCAGTCCTGACAGGCCTTCAAGTTTGTACAAGAAGGTTAGGTACGGAGACTTTCTCAGGCAATCGTTAAACCGGAAACTTGAAGGAAAATCTCATACCCAGATGGCAAGGAGCGAATAG
- the LOC127788385 gene encoding thaumatin-like protein — protein MPTSSSLFFLLLLLYSLSLTNGAQLILVNNCNESVWPGILGGSGHPTPRNGGFHMRSGQEMVMDVPEKWSGRIWGRQGCSFDSNGNGSCETGDCSGLLHCRGLGGVPPATVVEMTLGSSTSPLHFYDVSLVDGFNLPVSMGPVGGGIGCGVASCEVDLNICCPSALEERRGGKVVGCKSACLAMQSAKYCCTGSYGNRDTCKPTLFAHLFKAICPKAYSYAFDDVSSLNKCRASRYVITFCPPT, from the exons ATGCCaacttcttcctctctcttcttcctcctcctgctACTGtactctctctcactcacaa ATGGGGCTCAACTCATACTTGTAAACAACTGCAATGAAAGCGTATGGCCGGGAATACTCGGCGGCTCCGGCCACCCAACGCCAAGGAACGGTGGCTTCCACATGAGAAGCGGTCAGGAGATG GTAATGGACGTGCCGGAGAAGTGGTCAGGGAGAATATGGGGGAGGCAAGGATGTTCATTCGACAGCAACGGAAACGGCTCGTGCGAGACGGGAGACTGCTCCGGCCTCCTACACTGCCGCGGCCTGGGCGGAGTTCCACCGGCCACGGTGGTGGAAATGACACTGGGGTCCTCAACTTCGCCTCTGCATTTCTACGACGTGAGCTTGGTCGATGGGTTCAACCTGCCGGTTTCGATGGGCCCGGTCGGGGGCGGAATAGGGTGCGGCGTAGCGTCGTGTGAGGTGGACCTGAACATCTGCTGCCCGTCGGCGCTGGAGGAGAGGAGAGGCGGCAAGGTAGTGGGGTGCAAGAGCGCGTGCCTGGCCATGCAATCGGCCAAGTATTGCTGCACAGGCAGCTATGGAAACCGCGACACCTGCAAGCCGACTCTGTTTGCGCATCTCTTCAAGGCCATCTGCCCAAAGGCCTATAGCTATGCTTTTGATGACGTTTCCAGCCTCAACAAGTGCAGGGCCTCACGCTATGTCATCACTTTCTGCCCACCCACATGA